AGCATGTCCAGATCAATCACTCGTGGCCCATAACGCAATGAACGTACACGTCCCATATGTTGCTCAATGTTTAGAAATTCGAATAATAATTGCTCTGGTGTAAGTGCTGTCGTTATTTTTAATATACCATTTAAAAAGGATGGCTGATCCACATAATCTACAGGATCCGTTTCGTATATTCGCGACCATTCATCTATCTGTGTATGTGAAAGTGCTGCAATTTCACAAAAAGCAACTTGCAAGTTAGATTCACGGTGGCCGATATTTGAACCAAGAGAAACAAAACTCGTGTGTTTCTCCATCCTAACGCACCAATGAATCGGTCATCATCGCCACGCGTTTTAATTCTTTAACATCATGTACGCGTACGATATCTGCACCGCGACTAATCGCGATGGCAACGGTAGCTGCTGTACCTTCAACACGCTCTTGTACGGGTAGATCGAGCACTGTTCCAATCATTGATTTGCGTGAAGTACCTATAAGTAGGGGTCTTTTAAGCGGTAGGAACCGGTCTAACTGATTAATGAGCGTCAAGTTTTGTTGAAGTGTTTTACCAAAACCAATCCCAGGATCCAGAAAGATCTGTTCCAACTCCACACCAGCCTCCTGTGCCTTATCTAGCTGTTCAGTAAACCATCGGTATACAAAGTCTACAATATCACCCTCAATAAGCGGTAACCCCATTTGATTATGCATTAAAATATACGGAACGCCCGTTTGTGCTACAACAGAAAACATTTCCGGGTCATAGGCTCCACCCCAGACATCATTGATCACCGTAGCACCTGCTTGTACAGCCCGAAAAGCTACCTCTGCTTTATAGGTGTCAATGGATAAAGGAACGTTTACAGTCTCCCTTAACGCGGGGATGATCTCTTTTACCCGATCCCACTCTTCCATTGCAGAGACTGGAGTATGCATGGGTCTCGTCGACTCTGCGCCAAGGTCAATGAGATCCGCTCCGGCTTCTACCATCTCTTTTGCATGATCCATCGCACGATCTAATTGATTATATTTACCACCATCAGAAAATGAGTCCGGTGTTACATTTAAAATGCCCATGATGATCGTTCGTTTCCCTAGATCACAAAATGGATTCATGTGCAACATAGCCATCTTATTTGATTGTATCATCTGTGTCATTCTTATAGCCTCACTCATTTAACCTTCTTGGAATAATGGTGTACTTAAATACCGTTCTCCGTTAGATGCAGATATCGTCAAGACTTTATGACCTTTCCCTAGCTCTTTTGCAATGTGAAGTGCTGCGCTGACAGCTGCTCCCGAACTAATACCCACTAGCAGACCCTCTTCACGAGCTAATCTACGTGCAGTAATAAATGATTCTTCATCAGTAACAAGCATAATGCGGTCCATCAATTCACGTTGTAAGATAGATGGTACAAACCCTGCGCCAATTCCTTGAATCTTATGTGGACCAGCCTGACCTCCAGATAACACAGGTGATGTCGCTGGTTCCACCGCAATCAACTTACACCCTGGAATTCGTTCGCGCAATACCGTTCCTATGCCAGTAAGTGTCCCGCCGGTTCCAACTGCAGACACAAATGCATCTAACGTTCCATCCATTTGTTCTACGATTTCAGGACCAGTGGTCAATCGGTGTGCAGCTACATTTGCTGGATTGTCAAACTGTTGTGGCATATAATAACGCAAAGGATCTTGTTCCACAATCTCTCCAGCCTTTTCAATGGCACCACGCATGCCCAGTGCCCCTGGAGTTAGCATCAAATCCGCACCATAGGCGCGCAATAGACTACGCCTTTCCACGCTCATTGTCTCTGGCATGACAAGTAGTACTTTATATCCTTTTGCAGCCCCAACCAGTGCCAAACCAATCCCTGTATTGCCACTTGTAGGTTCAACGATGATCTTTCCTGCCGTCAGCAGACCGGCTTTTTCCGCTGCCTCCACCATACTTAGCGCTACACGGTCTTTGATACTTCCCCCTGGATTAAACCACTCTAATTTTACAAATACATCTGCACTATCATCATCCACAAGATGTTGCAACTGCACAATAGGCGTTTTTCCAATAAGTTGTAAAATATTTTTCGTGCCAATCACACTAGCCCCTCCTCACCATAATTCTTTCACAACCTTCTACTTTGCCTGATCACGAAACCCTTCTAATTCCTTATAATCAAATAGATACTTTTCCCCACAAAAGTGACACACTAACTCCGCTTGTCCTTGTTCTTCTAGCATCTCCGTTAACTCCTGTTTACCTAAGGAAACTAAAATCTTACCCAATCTTTCTTTGCCACATGTGCATTCAAAAACTACCGGGTATTCTGAAAGAATCTTAACGTCGTCACCCAAGATGCGCACAAGAAGATCCTCCGGTTTTTCACCAGCATGTAAAAGTGATGTCACTTGAGGTAACTC
The genomic region above belongs to Sulfoacidibacillus ferrooxidans and contains:
- the folK gene encoding 2-amino-4-hydroxy-6-hydroxymethyldihydropteridine diphosphokinase, which gives rise to MEKHTSFVSLGSNIGHRESNLQVAFCEIAALSHTQIDEWSRIYETDPVDYVDQPSFLNGILKITTALTPEQLLFEFLNIEQHMGRVRSLRYGPRVIDLDMLFYDDSVIQTTELQIPHPRLHERAFVLVPMMDIASNWLHPVMQLTVSELHGRVEGKEGVKLCPSYLQNDCAHTES
- the cysK gene encoding cysteine synthase A yields the protein MIGTKNILQLIGKTPIVQLQHLVDDDSADVFVKLEWFNPGGSIKDRVALSMVEAAEKAGLLTAGKIIVEPTSGNTGIGLALVGAAKGYKVLLVMPETMSVERRSLLRAYGADLMLTPGALGMRGAIEKAGEIVEQDPLRYYMPQQFDNPANVAAHRLTTGPEIVEQMDGTLDAFVSAVGTGGTLTGIGTVLRERIPGCKLIAVEPATSPVLSGGQAGPHKIQGIGAGFVPSILQRELMDRIMLVTDEESFITARRLAREEGLLVGISSGAAVSAALHIAKELGKGHKVLTISASNGERYLSTPLFQEG
- the folP gene encoding dihydropteroate synthase produces the protein MTQMIQSNKMAMLHMNPFCDLGKRTIIMGILNVTPDSFSDGGKYNQLDRAMDHAKEMVEAGADLIDLGAESTRPMHTPVSAMEEWDRVKEIIPALRETVNVPLSIDTYKAEVAFRAVQAGATVINDVWGGAYDPEMFSVVAQTGVPYILMHNQMGLPLIEGDIVDFVYRWFTEQLDKAQEAGVELEQIFLDPGIGFGKTLQQNLTLINQLDRFLPLKRPLLIGTSRKSMIGTVLDLPVQERVEGTAATVAIAISRGADIVRVHDVKELKRVAMMTDSLVR